The Candidatus Promineifilum breve genome includes the window GGCGATGGTGTCGGCCACGGCATTGAGGGTCAGGATGAAAAAATCGGTCGCCCCCTCAAACGTCGCCAGCGCGCCGACGTTATCCATGCCGAGCATAATGAACTGGCTGAGCGTCGCCATGAGCATCCGCTTGTCGTAGCGGTTAATGACCATATCCGTGTCGGCCGTCTTCGACGCCCCGGCCGATGCCACCAACTCAAAGCCCCAACCGTGGGGCATGACGACCGACGCCAGTTCGTCGTTGCGGACTTTGCGACCGATGGCCCGCGCCCGGCCCACGTCGGTCGCCTCGCTGTCGCTCTCGGTCGTGTCGGCGTGTTCGGGTAGCGTAATCTTCGGCAACCCGGCCAGGTTGCGCTCGATGCCAATGGCCTCGATCTGCTGGATGTTTTTGACGTAGTACCACGCGGGCCAGGCCGGGCGGAGGATGCTCTCGCCCTCCGGGTTGCCCCGCGCCCGGCGAAAGCGGTAGATGACCATGCGCTCGATGGGGATGGCCTCCGGCCACAGGTGCGGCCACTGCTGCATACCGGCCAAACCGCCGTCGTCGGCGAACTGCCAGCGCATAATGGTATCATGTGCCAACGGCCGCAGCTTGCGCCACAGCACCCGCCCGCCGTCCTGCTGGTAGGTGATGGTGAACATCGACCAGCCGTACCACAGGAACGAAAGCGCGTCGCTGATATGGTCATTCCATGAGTGCGTCATCGCCGCCCAGGCGTCGTTGAGCAGCGCGAGCCGCGGGTCATCCTCGCCCGCGTTGCTGACGAACTGCCAATCGATGTCGCGGATGGGCATTTCTGTCGCCAGTCGCAGCGCGGCGATGACCGGCGAGTTGTAGAGCATCTCGCGCACCCGCCTGGCCTTCTCCCCCGCGCCGCGCCATTCACTCAGGAACTCGTCGCCGATTTCCCCCCATCCGGTCGTGTTCAGGCCGGTGTCGCCGGCGTCCTGGTACAAAGATGCACGTGTTGCCATATTCAGAATCCTTGATTGCGCCAACGGCTGGGCTGTTCGGCTTGTCGCTCAGGCAGTGAATGAATGGCTGGCCGATAGTGGGCCAGCAGCAGGGCGTCGCCCACGTCCGGCGAACGGCCGAGCCGCGAGCGAATATCCTCTTTCGATTCGACCTCGACCACGCCCCCGGCCAACACGCGGTAGCGGGCGCTGCACAGGTCGGCCACTATCTCATTGCCCGGCGGCAGCGCCACGTCATCACCACGGTCGGGGTCGAGCGCGTCGCGTAGCCGCCAATACAGTTCGGCCCGCAGGTTGCGCATCCGCAATTTGCCACTGCGGTCGGTGTAGCGGCTGGCCTCGGACACGTTCACCGGGCGGGCGTCACTGACCCGGCCCCGGCTGTACATCGCCGCCAATGAGTCATAGGCCGATGACCCCACGCCGATGACATCGACGTGCAAACGCTCGGCGTTGGGGTAGGCCGCCTGTACCAGCCCGGCCACCGTCGGCCCGTCGGTCGTCATCGACCCCGGCCAGGTCTGCGGCCGACTGTACCAGTTGCCGTAGCGGGCGATGAGGGCCGTCCTGTCCTGTCCGCCGCGGGCCACGTCCACGCCGAGGCAGTCGGGCGCGCCGCTGGGCGGATCGCTCTCCTGCCACCGCTGCTGCGCCGCCCGCACCCAATCGGTCGGTATCACCTGCCACGGGTCAACCCCGGCCGCGGCGCGGAAATCGCCGTCGCGCAGGCAGCTTCGCAATGGTTCGGGCATGGAGTTCAACAGCGCCAGATAGCGGCCGTCGGCGGCCAGATGAGGGTTGTCGCCCAGCCGCGCCGGGATGAACGTCCGCGAGCGCGGCACGGTCGTCACGCCGTCGATTTCGACCGGCGCGGCTGTGCGCAGCCAGACGACGTTGTTATCCCGGTCGTGGTAGTACCAACGCAGTTCGCCCGGTTCGGCCGGGTCGGGGAAGTCCGGGTCGAGCCACGGCCCCCACTCCTCCATCACCCACGCCCCATCGGCGTCGAGCGGCGGGTTGCCGGTCACAATCACCCGGCAGCGTTGGTCAGGGTTGGTCGTGCGGTTCCAGCCGATGATGAACTGGTATTGGGTGCGCGTGAACTCGGTGATCTCATCAAAGCCGTAGAAATCTCGCGGCCGACCCTGCTGTTTGGTTTTGTCGCTCTCGTGCTGACACGCCTCGAATTCCAGCCGGCAGCGCGGCAGTCGCCAGACCCGCGTGGCCTTGTTGAACCCGCCATCGTTGCCGACGATCTCAATGCTACGCTCGATGATGGCGTCCAGGTTCGGGTAAACGCGCCGGAAGACGACCGCCCGCCGGTGCTGGGTCAGGGCACAGCCCAGCAGGAGATCGGATTTGCCGCCACCGGCCGCGCCGCCGTAGTACAGTTCGTCGGCGGCCGATTCCAGGGCTAGGCGTTGCGGGTTGGGTTGGTCGTCGGCGTCGGGGTTGGGTGTCCAGTGCGGGCGAATCATCCCCGCCGTGAGCGCGGCGGCGCGGTTCGATTCCTGGAGTTTGGCGGCGATGTCGCGCCGTGCCGTGGCCTGTTTAGTCGGGGCGATCATCGACATGCACCTGTATCCCGGCGCGGGCAAAAATATCGTCGGCCAAATCGGGGTAGGCGGCGCGCACGTCGGCCGGCTCCAACT containing:
- a CDS encoding phage portal protein family protein encodes the protein MATRASLYQDAGDTGLNTTGWGEIGDEFLSEWRGAGEKARRVREMLYNSPVIAALRLATEMPIRDIDWQFVSNAGEDDPRLALLNDAWAAMTHSWNDHISDALSFLWYGWSMFTITYQQDGGRVLWRKLRPLAHDTIMRWQFADDGGLAGMQQWPHLWPEAIPIERMVIYRFRRARGNPEGESILRPAWPAWYYVKNIQQIEAIGIERNLAGLPKITLPEHADTTESDSEATDVGRARAIGRKVRNDELASVVMPHGWGFELVASAGASKTADTDMVINRYDKRMLMATLSQFIMLGMDNVGALATFEGATDFFILTLNAVADTIAETFTKFAVARLLELNGYDPDGVRLEHSPAGSVRPEMIADALAKIASGGFITWTADDEAWLRSLMRLPERDPAEIESEREVARQEAADRAEAMRQALAQRQQPDAPDETAVDEQAAAMWAESFAADGDDAARRRWERQWQKKMGDFLSKQGREVTRQVKREHGR
- a CDS encoding terminase gives rise to the protein MSMIAPTKQATARRDIAAKLQESNRAAALTAGMIRPHWTPNPDADDQPNPQRLALESAADELYYGGAAGGGKSDLLLGCALTQHRRAVVFRRVYPNLDAIIERSIEIVGNDGGFNKATRVWRLPRCRLEFEACQHESDKTKQQGRPRDFYGFDEITEFTRTQYQFIIGWNRTTNPDQRCRVIVTGNPPLDADGAWVMEEWGPWLDPDFPDPAEPGELRWYYHDRDNNVVWLRTAAPVEIDGVTTVPRSRTFIPARLGDNPHLAADGRYLALLNSMPEPLRSCLRDGDFRAAAGVDPWQVIPTDWVRAAQQRWQESDPPSGAPDCLGVDVARGGQDRTALIARYGNWYSRPQTWPGSMTTDGPTVAGLVQAAYPNAERLHVDVIGVGSSAYDSLAAMYSRGRVSDARPVNVSEASRYTDRSGKLRMRNLRAELYWRLRDALDPDRGDDVALPPGNEIVADLCSARYRVLAGGVVEVESKEDIRSRLGRSPDVGDALLLAHYRPAIHSLPERQAEQPSRWRNQGF